CTCTAACACAAGAATGATGACTGTGGCCCCAGAACACTTTGGGGACCAGGTGTGTCAAGAAAGGAACAAGGTAGGATGCGGCTGTCGCCCCATTTCTCAGTGGAAGGAAACTGATAGGGATGCGTATGTGTTGGTCAAGGATCTACAGGGAGGGCAGGGTGCTCAGGTGGAATGTTATGCCCTGAGTCCGGGTCTTCTGACTCCTTGACTGCCATCTGCTTCCTGCCAGGTTTCCTCCAGAGCCTGAAAATCAGTGGGAAGGAGCCTTCAAGGAACACCCCATCTCAGAGGGCAGATGCAGGCCAATGTTGGGAGTGAGAGGTGCAGCCACTGAGAGACACTACACAGGCCTGCCTGCCCGGCTAACGCCTGGACAAATGGACAGGGCACTTGGACAGGCACAGCCAGCAAACATGGATTTCTGCAGGGTCTTTATCAGCCTTGAGATAAATAACACTAATGACATGCAGAACATCGTTATATCTCAGAAATGTAATCCATTACTGTCCTTCTTTGCCTTTGATAATTCCAGCATCAATGATCTAAGAGTTACTGATAGTCATTTTTAAATCATCATCtcataaaaagataattttctcAGCATAGGATGATGTTTCAAATTTAGTCTATAATTAATTGGCTCAAATTAGCTGCAAGGAGCCATTGCCATGGCTCTGTGCAGTCTCAGGCTGTGAATTATAAATTGGCTCTGCTGCTGGCCTCTCAACTGTGTCCTTTTTGGAAGTCTCGGGTTCAAGAATGCAGTTTGGCTGGGATGGAACTGTCTCTACTTTGAAAAGGACTGCCTTGTCTTATCtctgttcgtgtttttatttgcCTAATGGGTGGCTACCAGCTGCCGGGCTCCTGCAGCAGATGCCATCCCCAAGGCTCCTCGGCAGGGGTCTCTGCAGCGCTTGGCCTCGCCCTGGGAGATTCTGGTCCTTTTTCCTGTGCCCAAGGCAGGCTGGGGCTCAGGGCAGGCCAAGTTCTGGTAGAGTGGACCCAGACTCTGGGTGCTGGTGTAGGAAACACCACCTCGAGGCCCCAGGCCTACTCGGAGGCTTCTTCTTGGTAAGGATACCCGTGGAGCGTGAGGTCCAGCACAGCCTCCGCCCACCCCCAGCTTGCATCCCTGAGGCTCTCACAGGCGTCGTCCCGTGGGGCTGTGCACTCTTGTCTGCCCACAGAGCCCATCTCTCCACACCTGTTTCTGGGTTGGTGCTCATCCCAGACCTGAGAGCTGCCTGGATCTGCCTACCCTGCCTGACCGCGGCAGCATGGGTGCTGGGTGCTTACTTTTGCAGATTGTCAGGGGTGCACACTTCCTCGTCGTAGAGACCGTCCTTGTCCAGTAGGGTACCTGGGGACAAGGAGGTGAGAGGGGTCACTGCAGGCAGGGCCCAGCCAGCCTCAAGGAGGGCTGCCTCCCTGGGGCAGGAAGGGTAGGCCAGGGCTTCTGTGGGCTGGGCAGCTGagtgccccccctccccccagcagtgGGGTCTTGGGGGCAGGTCTCTCCGGGAAGCCCATGGGGTATCAGGGCTCGGCagtgcccctcccctgccccagtccccctcccctcccaccccagagccCGTGCCCAGCCCCAGCTCACCGATTGCCCACGGCTtctcctccccaggccccaggcgGCAGGGGTCCTTGTAACGTGTAAACAGGGAGTGCTGCTGCTCCAGCTTGTCATCtgtgcagggagggagggagtgctgAGGAGCTCCGGATGTCTGGCCTGTCCTGGAGGGCCACCTGCCCCTGGTTCCGGTCTGACCAGAGTCACCAGGTCCCTGTCCCTCAGGTAACTGCCTCTGGGTGGGGTCTGTGTCCCCAGACAGATGGATCTGTGGTTCATCTGTCACTGGGTTTCTGCGTCCTTGAGAATGCCCCCTCTAACAGCCGTCAGAATTGTGCCtggtgggactttcctggtggtccagtggttaagactccacgctcccaatgcagggggcccgggttcaatcccggatcagggaactagatcctgcatgccacaactaaaagcgcccacatgccacagctaaaaaaaagatgctgcatgcggcaacgaagatcccgcgtgccgcaactaagacccggcacagccaaataaataaatgtttaaaaaaaaaaaaaaaagagggcttccgtggtggcacagtggttgagagtccgcctgccgatgcaggggacatgggttcgtgccccggtctgggaagatcccacatgccacggagcggctgggcccgtgagccatggccactgagcctgcgcgtccggagcctgcgctccgcaatgggagaggccactacagtgagaggcccgcataccgcaaaaaaaaaaaaaaagaattgtgccTGGTGCAAAGTAAGAGCTGAATACAGACTTGGTGAGTATCATTAGCTAACCCCATTAGTCTGGGTTGCAGAGGCTCCCAGCCTTCCCTGCCAGAGGTTCATCTGTGGGGCATCTCTTTGTCTCCAGCAAGGTGGCCTCTGAGCTATTTAGGGAGAGCAAGGCTTCTTATTCTAGGATTTCTCGGGGGCGGAGAAATCATAGTCTTGCTAAATGTCCCACCCCCATGCTCTGGAGGAGCAGGAAGTTACTTGAGCTGCCTAACCCCAGTCTTTCCAGCTGTGACTGGAACCCACGCCTCCCCGAGTGGCCGACCCTGATGGTGAGCACGCCTCACCAGAGGAGCAGTTGTCGAAGTTAAAATCTCCGCAGATGACGTCAAACGCCACCAGCTCCTCGGGGTTGGCTGCGCTGGACGAGGAGGTAGATTTTCGGAAATCAGCCAGCCAGTCCTGAAGCATGTTCAGCTGCTCACACCTGATGTCACTGTCCTCTGTGCGGCAGAACCACAGAGAGATGATGAAGCTGCTGCCAGGCCCCAGCCGGGCCAATCCCAACCCTCTGAGGGGACATTCCCCACCCGCTGAAGCTCGGGGCCCTGGACCCTACCTGGCAGGGCGTGCAGGTGTGTGCAGGAGATGTACCCGACAATTCTTTGGTCGTGAGGTGTATTTCCTACCTGCACCTGTAGGGGAGGAAGCGAGGTGTTGGTGAGGAGGCCTAAGAGTTATCACTGCTCTGAGCACAAGGGGACACTGGCGACTCCTGCCCCCAGCCAGGTCAAACTCTCAGAAGCCCAGCTCTGTCGACTCCTGGCTAGACTGGGGCCCCAGGAAGAACAGCACATGTCCTGCTTCTAGGAGCTTCTGCTCCAGTGTGGGAGGCAGATGCATGGAGAAGTACCAGCCTGTGGCATGGTGAGTGCCACTGACAATTCAGGTACGGTTTCACAGGAGAGAGATGCAGAAATTGCTCCCTACACCCCTGCTGTCTCCTGGTGACCAGAAGGTCCACATGGATGACCCTCAAGTGCCAGCCCCTTGGTTCTTTGTCGACTCCTGCCTGGTGgctctttcctcctccccttgGTCACACCCTGGACCTGATCATGGCTTGGAGCCCATTCCTGTGAAGTCTGAATCAGGCTCCCCTCTGGGATGTGGTGCAGCCACAGAGCCCACCACCCTCCTCCACTGTGAGAGGCCTTGGACCTTGCCTTCGGCTCTGTCTTCCCAGTCTTTGCCTCTCTGGCTTCATGAGCGGTCATTTTAACTGCTTTTTGATTGTCCCCAGATCCGGGATGACAGCTGTGGCCAGTGTCTCCATGGCACCTATGTCATGGCCGGCCCCCGGCACCCCATGGCCTCCATCCTGAGCCCAGTCCTCCTTCCTCCACAGGGGCTTCTTCACGCTCTACTCTCCCCAACCTCGGTCTTTGCCTCTGGCTCACCTCCTTCACTGGAGACAGCGTCCCTGGCAGGTGGACTGGGGCCGAGGGCTCCTCCCTGACTCCCTGCCCAATTGCAGGTTACCCTGGCAGACTGTTTCCACGGGTTGGCGTAATGAAAACGAGCATCTCAGCTGTACAGCACAGACAACTCAGCCCCCAGTGATGAGCCTGGTTCAAGCCTCAGCCCTTGTTGGGCTGTGGCCGGGGAGGGGAGGGTTGGCCACCCAGCCTGCGGGTTCTCAGGCCCTCTGCTGGAGGCTATGACAGGAGAGTCCCTCCTGGCGTGCTCCCCAGACCATTCTCGGGTGCCCTTCCCAGAGGCCTCTGGTTGAATCCACATCCTCTTCCTCTCTGGGCTTTCCTCCCATCTGAGCCTCAGCTGTCTTCCCCATATTTCACTATCTGTTCCAGACTGGGTTTCGTATGATGATGAGACCCTGGACCTCGGGAAGTCTCCAGGGAGGGTGACTGTGGAGGCCAGTTCTTGGCTGAGGTGCATGCAGCAGTAGCGCGGGTGCCCCGCACTCTGCCCGTCCTCCAGCTAACAGTGCCCTGGACTCATCACAGGCCCTCTGCTCTGAGAGCCTTGGGAGGCTTCCATCCTTCTTTCTGCTGCTGAAGTCAGGTTGGTATTATTCTCCTCCATGAGGTCTTTCTCGTCATCAAACACCCTTAGCTTTCTACAGCTCTTCATCCCCTTTCCCAGCCTGGATAGATGCACATCTTTCCTTTTCCACTGCCCAGGCAGATGAATGTCTGGTTACTTGATAATGGGCCTGGATTTGGGGCTGTTTATAAGCTGATATGTTCACCATTCACTTCTTGCCCATATTCCAGGCCCAGACCTTGGCCCACCCCTGGAATCCCTTGGAAATTACATACCATTGGTTCCCCCTGTTGCAAaaacacaacacagctttaaaacCACAGTGCCCCTAGAGGCCACACGATGGTGCTGTCTGCATCCTCAGGCCAGGAGTCTGTTCCCTCCTCTATAATAATAATCACGCTGTTGAGCACCATGCCTAGCGCTTCAGTCCTGTGAGCTCACCAAGATCCACTTTATTATGTGCTGGGACTTAACTGATTCCCGGCTTGAGTCCTCGGGAGCCTCAGAGGCTTGTGTTTCTCTTGCAAAAAACAATCACTCTGAGAGGTTGTGCCTTTAGTCCTGGTGGACAAAGACTGTCAATAGAGCAGGGCCCAGAATCAGGCTCTCTCACCCCTGAGGCAGAAGCCAGtccattccctccctcctttctccggGCGTCTCAGTAGCAGGAAAGCACACTTTCCTAGAGGATGAGAAGCTCTGCAGAGTAAATGGGTAGGCAGGGCTGGACGGGGAGCCCCGGGTGAAGGCAGCAGCCAGGCTAGCACATTTCCAGCCCCTGGGCCCTTCTGGGGCTGGCCTGGCTCCTGAAACCTCTCTTATTTCACTCTTCCACGTAGAGAAAGGCACACTCTCGCCGACAGAGACGAGCTGGGTCTGCCGTGCCGGGCACAACGGCTCTGCTCTCGAGTTCTGTCTGACGGGAGAGGCGGGCAGCAAGACATCTGGGGCCAGGGCTGAGGAACCCCCGAGGGAAGGCTGGCTTGTGCTGGACGCCGCTGAGGAGAGCTCCACTGAGGTGGGGCAGCCAAGACAAGGGGGATTGGCACAGGGAGGCCCCTTagggtgtggctggagcagagccCAGGGAGGTTGGAGGGGCCCAGGGGAAGGCCGACTTCTCCCTGAGGCAGCAGGAAGAGGGTGAAAGGAGTCAGACTTGGGACATGAGGAGGACGGGTGAGAAGTGGGAGGACAGCCCAGAACATCCGGGTGGAGGCAGAGGAATGGTGGCCTGGGCAGTGATCTTGCAGCTGGAGACACGGGGTGGACCCAGACGTATCTGGAAAGGGAAAGTGGGAGCCCGGGTGGATTGACTGGGCTCAGGGCAAGAGAGCCCTCAGCAAGTGCGGAAATGGAGGCTGTGGAGCCACTTCCCCGGGCAGGTGCCTGGGGCCAGCTGGCCATGGTAACAGCTGGAAATGAAGAGGGCTGGCCAAGTGGGGTCACCTGCTCTGGGGGCTGCCAACGCCCAGCTCAGGCTGAGACTGGTGCTGCCATATCTGCCAAGGTGGGGAGAGAAGTTGCAAACGGAGTTTCATGTGAaattgcttgttttttaaatgttggccaaCACAAATTTTTTAATGGTGTGGACCAAATTAAACATATCTGAAGACTAGTTTTAGATCCAGGAGGTAGAGGGCTCTTCAGCATTTAAAGGATGGGCAGGCGACAAGGAGCCTGGAAGGAACGGCCGGAGAggtagggggtgggagggaagcccGCGTCGGAGGGGCTGTCCCAAGGAGACTTGTGACCCTGGTGGGCATGATAGTTGGGGTGCCAGGCTgaggaaagagaggaggagggggcgtGTGGGCTGGGGGAAGGCTTGAAGGGGCCCTGGCCTTTGAGCGGTCTGTAgtagggcaggtgggagggagagggtgcGTTCTCTCCCACCCACAGACTGACATGTCCCCTCCTTCCCCAGAAGGTCACTCCGGCTGCTGAGACAGAACACTGACAAACCGTATGCCAAAATGGGGAGGTTGGTCTCCTGTAAGAGGAGTGCCTTCAATTTCGGCATCTCAGGAGAGCCAGGGACCACAGATCTGCACCGGCTGAGCCACACAAGAGGCCTGAGCGATGGGAGGGGAGTTCTGGGCGTTGGGGTGTGGCCCTGGCTCCGGCAGGCTCCGTGTGGACCATCCGCCAGGCCCTCACTCCTGGCAGGAGCTTGACTGACCGGTGGCACTTCCCTGGACAGGCCGAGCACGGTCAGAGCTGAGGCCTGGGCACGAGCGCCTCACCACGCTGGCCCTCCACAGCAGCCGCACCAGCCCCCTCCGTTCACGGAACCCCTTCTAGGAGAACTGAGAAGTCTTGAGGGGAATACAGAGAAGATCTGCACCCGAAGCAGCTGCTGCCTCTGGGGGCGGAAAGCCCTGTTCTGTAGCAGCTGGCCAAACGGTGCTTCGGAAAACTCTGGAAGCACCAAGAGCAGCTTTTGGATGGGGAGCAGAAAGTCAGCACGCTGAGCGTGTCAGGCTCAGAAGAAGATAAATGCGTAATGACCAAATTACCATGGTCTAAAAACTCCCCCAATTGCATCCAAATTAGCAGAAATAATTATGATTCACTTTAATTAGTGACTGTGGAAGTGAAGCCTCGGGCTGGCGGGCAGAGGGCCTGGTGTGGCAGCTGTGTGACAGCCAGGAGGGAGAGGGCGTTCTGGCCAGTGAGGCTGGTGGCCTGAGGCAGCGGGTGTGCTAACGGCCAGGGCCTGAGAGGCCTGCCTGCAAGCCTACAGCCATTTGTCTGCAATGATTCAGAGAAGGGGCTCCCTGCCTCCACCGCCTACCACCTTCACCACCAGCACCGTGGGAACCTCCCAGGCCTCGCTGCTCCCGTGCCGCTCTCCACCTTGTGAGTAGGCTCTACGTTGCCCCggctttacagatggggaaatggtgGCTCAGAGATCTGAGGAACTTGCCTGAGATCACCCAGCCTGGAGCCTTGGCTCCTGTCCCTGCATTCTTATTTCCCTTGTTCTTGAGCTGGGGGCCCCCCGGTTCCGCTCCATGAAAGGCCTTGTCTGCCCCCTGCCCTCCAAGAGAGCGAGGACCCTGGCTGCAGCCTGCCTCCCGCCGTGGCTCTGGGCCCTGCTGGCTGAGGCCTCCTACCTTGAGATACAGAGCTCCCTTCGAGGCCAGGCTGTCGGAGGACCGCCCGTTGGGGTAACAGTGATAGGCCACGTCCATGATGGGGTAGCGGCTGGCAAAGAAGAGGCCGCTGTTGAGACACTTGAAGCTGCAGCAGCCATGGCAGCCATAGACCCCGACGTCATAGAGGATGTACTCGAAGTAGCCGTGCAGCTGGTCTTTCAACTTGGTGGCCGCCCGCTTGTCAAACACCTCCTGCAGGCACAGGAAGTCCAGGTTGGCAGGAAAGAAGGCTGAGACCTCGTGGTCAAAGGCCTCGTCCGGGTGGCGCCTCCTGCGCACGGCTGCCTTCTTCGCCACCGAGGCCTTGTACGGGAGCTTGCTGTTGGTGCCTGGCTCCCCACCGCCGCCGTCAGCCCCGGCCCGTGCCTTCACCAGGGACTCCCTGGAGGCCGAGGGGCTGCCCAGGCTCCCCGAGTCCCCATCCCGATGACTCTGGTTGGGTGTCTGGCCCCGTGGGCCCCCACCAGCCCCGTTCTTGGCCTGGCCACCAGCGGGGGGGTCGACGGCTTCGGGGGGCCGGCCCCCCTCGTCGCCACCGATGCGCACGATGCAGGCGTCCTCAAGGCTGCCGCCGTCGGCTGGGTCCCCGGAGGCCAGGCCGTTGGCGGCCTCTTCGCTAGGGTGACGCCCACCGTACTCCACAGAGGCCGTCCTCTTAATGCTCCCAGGGACGGCCCGGGCCACACCATCACTGCCCTGCGGTGACACCAGGCTGCTGAAGCTGGCCGCGCTGATGGAGGTGTTGGTGGGTGAGTCGATGTAGATTTTGATCTGGGGCCTACTGGCCCCGTTGCGGATTCTCTGGCCGATTTCTTTGGCCCGGGCTTGGGTGTTGAAAACGTTGTTGAGCCTAGCCAGTGAGTCCGGGAGGAGGCAGAGGTTGGCAGTGGCAAAGCAGAAGCTTTTGCCAGGACCCGTACCCTTCCATTCACTGAGCAGGGCTGCCCCGCCGGCTGGGCCCTTGTCCTCCAGCCGGGAGTAGACGTAGGGCCGGCGGGCCGACTGCAGGGTGGACCAGAGGAGGAACCCAAGGAGCGCAAAGGGCAGCGAGGCGACCAGGAGGGCCAGGTAGACGGGCGTGAAGAGCACGGTGCAGAGCAGCTGGAGGTAGCACGGGTCATCCGCCCGCTGGCGCTTCTCATAGGTGGTGGGTATGAAGGAGGCCAGGAGCCGGTCCGCCAGCCAGTAGCATGGGAAGATGAGGGCCCAGGACACGGCGTGCAGGGCGGACAGACAGCTGTTGGGAAAGGGGGTCGTGTACAAAACCATTGCAGCTCACTGGGCGCCGTGGCCAGCCCTACTACATGATGTCCCTGGCAGTGCAGGCACTTTCCTGGGCAGGGCGGGCGAGTGGGGGGCAGCCAGAGGAGGGTCACCTGCTGGTGAGACACGACTGTGGATGGTCAGCGGCACATGTCGGCCAGCCAGTCATGGTTCCCCTCAGTGGGCCATGCTGGGCCACCAAAGGCTGCTGGagaacctggaagacagaaggtgAGGGGGCTTTTATTCATCTTTAGAGGGGCAGGTCAGATGCTGGGGCCGTTGCCCTGTTCACCCCGTTCCTGCCTCCTCTGACATGAGCAGGACTGTTCTGAGGACCAGGCCGGAGCTGGCAGGCTCACATGGGGCGTTTGGGACCAGGAGCGGGCCTGGCACGCTGCATTTGCCCGTGTGTTTGGCTCTCTTCGCCTGGTGA
This genomic window from Mesoplodon densirostris isolate mMesDen1 chromosome 19, mMesDen1 primary haplotype, whole genome shotgun sequence contains:
- the SMPD3 gene encoding sphingomyelin phosphodiesterase 3: MVLYTTPFPNSCLSALHAVSWALIFPCYWLADRLLASFIPTTYEKRQRADDPCYLQLLCTVLFTPVYLALLVASLPFALLGFLLWSTLQSARRPYVYSRLEDKGPAGGAALLSEWKGTGPGKSFCFATANLCLLPDSLARLNNVFNTQARAKEIGQRIRNGASRPQIKIYIDSPTNTSISAASFSSLVSPQGSDGVARAVPGSIKRTASVEYGGRHPSEEAANGLASGDPADGGSLEDACIVRIGGDEGGRPPEAVDPPAGGQAKNGAGGGPRGQTPNQSHRDGDSGSLGSPSASRESLVKARAGADGGGGEPGTNSKLPYKASVAKKAAVRRRRHPDEAFDHEVSAFFPANLDFLCLQEVFDKRAATKLKDQLHGYFEYILYDVGVYGCHGCCSFKCLNSGLFFASRYPIMDVAYHCYPNGRSSDSLASKGALYLKVQVGNTPHDQRIVGYISCTHLHALPEDSDIRCEQLNMLQDWLADFRKSTSSSSAANPEELVAFDVICGDFNFDNCSSDDKLEQQHSLFTRYKDPCRLGPGEEKPWAIGTLLDKDGLYDEEVCTPDNLQKVLESEEGRREYLAFPTSKSPGGGQKGRKELLKGNGRRIDYMLHGEEGLCPDWKAEVEEFSFITQLSGLTDHLPVAMRLMVSAGEEEA